The following DNA comes from Nicotiana sylvestris chromosome 10, ASM39365v2, whole genome shotgun sequence.
TATTACTGTAAAATTTCAATTTGGTTTCTTTTCCTTAATGAATTGGCatttattaatttttaattttcttattaaggcttcatCCCAGCCCATCACGGAGGCCACTGTATGCGCTGATGAGGACACCACAGATGCATATACTCAGGAGGCCGACGAGACCACGGTGAGATAAcgtttttgacttaacacgtacaatacTAATATACATTTTCACATGCTAAGCTTagtacttgttttgtaggttgctgacggcCCGACAACCTCTTTTACTGATCTTGCCAATTATATTGTCGACGCTGTTGCGCATCCTCACATGAAGaggcgacttgatgatgatgatcccgATAGTGTACTTGGGTGACAGGGGATGCGACTCAGGCCAGCAGCAGCACTGACGCATACAGGCTGCGAGACTCATTGATTTACTTATGTTTGTACTTTGTGTAAATATTACATTATGTATATAATGGCAACAATTCTATTTtaacaataattttattttaattgcggTTGAACAACAATTTTAGCTGAATAGTACAACACAAATAAAAACATATCAGACCTAATACAATACAAACAATACAAGTAATGAAAACACTTGAtaagggaaacataaagatatACTACTACAATCAACATGTACATACCATTGTTTAGTCACAACCGCTTAGTATTCTCTTCTCCAACCACTTGAGCTGGTCTTCCagctttttttctcttcttccacctccttgagtttcgccttcaactccGCAATTTCTTGCTTAGATTGGCGCTCTCTGTCCCACTGCCCCGTACACACATTATGAAGATGATACAACttgtctttgtagtattcctgatCACATAGTTCATCAATCCGTACCTCAAAATTGCATATAGGTACGTCGGGTtgcctataaaacttgttcatacacgcccagtagcggcgtccagttTCTTCCCAACAATCGTACATCATGCATTTGTTTTTGCATTCGCACCTTAAGACATAAAGGGGTTGTTGAGATATTTCTTAAAGAGAAACTTTGGTTTTATGCAAATATTTGCTATCGGTTGTTGTTAAGTGccaaaataactagaatgcggcCATTATTTACATGCAAGATTTCACataaaatgtagtattataccacgctttacatacacacaaaacgtagtattataccacgctttgcATATTAAATTTTTTCTGAAACAAAATagttttttcacatggttttcagctttttcagaacgacaagacaactcacaAAACGTAATATTATACAAcactttacatattaaatttttctgcaacaAAACAGTTTTTTCTGCAGTCATTTCAGCTTTTTTGAGAACGGCAAGACAACTCACAAAACGTagtactataccacgctttacgtatagtttttttaaatttttagattgATCTTCTTTAGTAACATCAATAAGTTGAATATCTAGCAATTCTATGGAAAAAATactacattatgtaaataattGCAACAATTCTTTTTTAACAACATTTTTATTGTAACAGAAAAGACttcaataattttattttaacatgACAACACAAACACAACTGATAAACCTAAAGATACACATAACAAAAACAAACAGTACAAGTAATGAAAACACTTGAcaagggaaacataaagatacactactacgcTCAACACGTACAAGCCACTGTTTAGTCACGACCGGCTAGTACtttctgctccaaccacttgagttggtcttccaactttttttttcttcttccgcctccttgagtttcgccttcaactccTCAATTTCTTGATTGGATCAACACTCTCTTTCCCATTGCCTCGTACACAAATTATGAAGATCATAAATTCTGTCTTTGTAGTATTCTTGCTTACATGGTTCATCCATCCATACCTCAAAATCACATGTAGGCTCATTGGGTTGCCTTCaaacttgttcatacacgccCAGTAGTGGCGTCCACCTTCTTCCCACCAATTGTACATACTACATTTTTTCCGTAATAgcaccttgggacataaaggggttgttcaaacatttcttaaagagaaactttggttttatggaaatatttgttattggttattgttaagcgtagaaaataactagaatgcgctcgttgtttataggcaagatttcacataaaacgtagtattatacaacgctttacatattaaagtttttctgaaacgaaacagctTTTTCACAATCTTTTCAGCTATTTTTAGAATGACAAGACAACtgataaaacgtagtattgtaccacgctttacatattaaagtttTTCTGCAATGAAACAGCTTATTTGAACAACCATAtcaaaaggtcatgttaaaaaataagatgtaacaagattgtggaacataattttatttgatagatattgcaacataTACAAGTACATACAtgtattacaaataacaaaacgaaaacaaaagactaggggtatcattgatagttgggtacattcgacgaacttgcaccagtagctggattaccaccgccatgtacaccacctgaaggacatttacgatggTCGTGTcatgtttgcgagcatatgccacatttacacGCATAAAtggtgtcaccaacatccatttggttccgtatacgcgttctcttttgcacttgtagcttgcgcaaatagtccttgttacacaccatcttaaaaggttccgACGGACAATAATGCTCAGTACCTaatggctgcaactgcccactatacgtgtctacgtatgcagcaacactgtattgcctatcgATATAGTTGGTTGCCtaaaaccaacttgttgaaagcacttcaaggcatgtgtgcacggcatgtggtagatggtccatttcccacatgaacacaacctTCTGGCTTCATTTaccgtctgtagattattcccacggTGTCCGCGGAAAGCGAtcttaacttcaaaaataccccAGTCGTGATCGTACTGTAAAAATAAATGgcaatgtgctcgcctcctgtacctttcaaatcttctcatgggtattgacataaattgaacacccctgtccatcaatgctgacgcagctccatgcctttcaactaacctctccgcactctgtttgaatgtcatgcggaccatggcagtgatgggcaatccacgggcagacttcaacaagccgttgaatgactctgacacatttgtagtcagggctcctcatcgtctgccgccatcagcatgcaatgtccacatgtgaagctcatgtcccatcagccaagtataggctcgtggatctAACTACCAGATCGCTTCCATGTGCCTcatgaatttgcactgctggtgctcagttgcaaccatccacattaagtcatgcaaggccttgtcaggatatttcttttggaaattggccttcaggtgcctcacacagtaacggtggtatgcatagggttcctgccATTTTGGCAAGTGCCGTAtaaaacttaaaataccaccatgtcgatcagatattagacaaatacctgaacgttgtGTGACAACATGTTGCATCAAGTGGTTCAAAATAAGCGCCCACGTCTCTTCGTTTTCGTTGGCACAAATAGAAAAAGCAAATGGAAATATTTGTctgttggcatctactgcaattgcaatcaaaagcttaatatcatactttccatagacatgagtaccgtctatggaaattacagaatgacaatgcacaaaaccatcaattgctggtttaaatgaccagaacacatagttgaaaatatattcgggttTGTTCGAactccgctcacgcctccattcaacaacagtctcggggttaaagtgttgcagtacGGTCATGTACCTGGGCAAAgatgaaaaagacttatcccagccgccataaataagttcaaaggcacgtttgcaaccaagatatgcctttcttttggttatagtacaaccatactcccggtggacggctgtaatacactctttaatcttgaacctaatggacacttccaaatatggaatcaaaaCTAGAGAATCAAGTCCACATCcaggttgaagtgattctcattgaatgtgtccatttcacatctgtgggtgctaataaatttacccactttccacaaacctgatttcttcttgctggcacgtaacatccagtgacaacccgtaaagtctctacggcatacaGCCTTGTATACCTCCATACTTGACTCACTTACCGTCATATCACGATACTCTCTTACACTGTAAATTTTTACATCcctaattaggcgagctttatcgggtAAATACATGGGCTTTGCCAGCACCGCTAGTCTAGACTCATCTCACATCGCTGACTGAATTTCGTCATCaccccttgtgagggcatccacgtccggcatacttggcaaattatcaaggtagggaatattccactcatgaaatggcacgtgggactcgtacactcttggtctagcggGAGGTGAAGGAgtatgctccctcgtcagcttaGGTTCAGCATCTACTTCCTCCTCGTCATCACCCTCATCAgagaagggtgtgtcatctctagactcatccgcattgttgtcataatcactataaTCTTCCTGACTCtacgcatctgccaaatcacgagtcagTACATCATCTATGGGCAACTGTATGAGGTCAGGAACATCAAgatgctcgttttcactgcacaaaaagaacaaaatgataagctacccaactagataaatactttacatatagctatataaCATTACTTACAAGTTAtactgtcttgacgtttcatgatggatattttcttgttggtgatgactctcagatggaccaccgtggtccaataCGCCAGAACTATGCATATTCCAACTAGAggtggggtcataacttgtaaaattcatatccgaacggtaccccctatgaaaaatatgactgttaatacaaatccaattaaaacataaaataaacatcgctaaatCATAGAAAAATTGATGTTTATCggtcgtcttgtggattatataaagtcaaaaaattattttgtggcttcTCATTCGCCgttggtgacaagtttaaatcaaggcaagctctttcatcagcaatctgtccggcaaaaactgctccagaataaccacccgatgactgggggttatccctactatgcacgccctcattatcgggaacgtcttcaaccttgatgtacattttcaataattttattacaataaatttcttgtattcatccggaatccacaaaaaatctctaagagtttcatcatcttcgatgttaaactcagaataataagcaaatccctgcggagtcactgaatacgcaaatctaccggttactttaaggttaaccgaacatttcctcacactcatttttttacgtaacaacgataccaatttatcgtactccattgtaagcgacaatttaacattacactgtggaggtgagctatacctcacagatttattctccagcacaacttcacccccccaatataatgaaacccttatttttggctcttcagacattataaaaaagtgattgataagaagaagagagaagtatgaacggaagtttgaaagaaagttttgaatggattttcataaaattcaaacgcctttaaataaggcaagtccgagcttggggtgcagaatttttttatgtaaaacgcagtacaataccacattttatgtatttgaattattgttatgtcagttatccgTAGAACACTTATTGGTGGACCCAAAAATTAGTATAAAACGCAGTATAAAAATATGTTTCAGTGCAAAACGCACTATTATACTACGTTTCAcactaaaaaaaaaatattctctgCAGTCCTGCAGAACTTTATTAAGGTGGGCCCAAATTTTATAgggaaacgcagtacaatactgcgtttaaggaaaacgtagtattgtaatgcgttttcctataaaaaaattaattttttaacaaaacgcagtataatacttcGTTTAAATTTAATGGCtaactttccgttaaagtaaaacgcagtgcGTCTTATGTAGAAATgtaacattttttttttaaacagcAGAAACGTATTTTGTGACAAAAATGGCACTATTTCAGTTTCGCTGTCCTGTTCAATAGGCATGCCATGTTTAAAGAGCCCTATTTTTATAATTGTTTTCTgggtgaaattaaaaaataacgagatttataactggtcgttcaaaaatagcccagtttccaaagtaattaaaatttagccatatttcatgtaaagataaatctgagtgaAAACATTATTCAAAGCCCGAAAAATAcgccaatatattatgctggagttccagcataagtatacttgaactccaacatattatactggagttccaagataagtatgctggaactccaacataatatgatggagttccagcataagtacactagaactccagcataatatactggagttccagcaaatataccggtccagcataatatactggagtttggagcaccggtgctccagtctctagtatattatactggagccagcaaagaatatcggtccaacataatatgctggagttcatacacaggtgcatcgaACTCCAgttattatgctggaccggtctctactgcagcaaaatagtggttattttttattgacttagtaaacgctgactatttttgaatgaccaatccgaaaactggctataccgtgctatttttacttgtTTTCTTATACAAAGGCAAATTTCAGTATCAGATCCTTAGCGCAGCTCGTACATGTGTGTCAAAATTCTCCGCAAGGAATGTCCCACAACTTCCCTCAATGAATATTTTGAACGACGTTGACGAATTGAATACGCTGCGGCTAGTAACTTACAGACAAATtccaaaaaaacaaacaaacagacAAAAAAAGAGGAATAAATATACATACATGAAATTAATGAATTTTTCCCCTTTCGACCGGGATATAAAACTAAGAAACAAGACCAGTTTGACGTCACATTTGGATACcttaaaacaaaaaaatgaatgTTTAAACTTATCATGATTACAACAAAGGCGAAGGgaagtaaaaattgcacggggtgtCCTATTTGGTCGCTCAcatttaacttatacccattttttaaattatttttaacttgtacccactttttaaataacttcagcccctttCTCCTTGTCCTTCTCCTcattcgtcttcttcttcttcttcttctttctttctttctttctttctttctttctttctttctttctttctttctttcttcgttCTCATCGTCCAATTCATAATCTTTATTAAAAAAATGACTTTCTTATACCAAACACAGTACACACTCCCATGGTTGGTTCATATCCATTTGCATAATTCATTAATGAAAGGAGTTACACTATCTATTATACTCTGCGCTCTGCTTTAAGgctaaaaagtcaaaaacccAAATACAATATAGTAGTAAGTGCTAAAGCAAAGCATTTGATTCGTAGCTTACTTCAGTGAATCATAAGAAAAAAGTAAATATAACAAATAGTGCCAATTTGTTATAcagctgaagtttttacaaatgaactaaataatttaagctctagagctgaaattcgaaagttacaaaacaaaaacttcagctctagagctgaaatttgtcagttacaaaaacaaaaacttcagctctagtcgccagttacaaaaacaaaaatttcagctctagagctgaagttcgccagttacaaaacaaaatttcagccagttacaaaacaaaaactttcgccagttacaaaacaaaaactttagctctaaagctgaacttcaggcccctCTTCTAGAAatactgaagttttgcgtgattgtctttgctactttagccccgtatgctgaagttatgcgaaaaagcgggtacacttgcaatttttttttgcaaagcgagcataagttaaaacgtgacataaaaatcgggtatagatgcaaatgccggAAGGGGAACCCCGAAAAGTAGAAAACTCTATCAAAAAATCATTACCAAAAATGTTTTGACAAGATTTTATGGCTTCGTATTAGAATGACTCTGGTTAACCAACTATATTTCTGTAGGCTTACAAGCAATGGTTCTTCCGCCGCCTTCTCGTGAATTGCCGAAAATATGAAAAAATGAATTTCCCTAAACTAAACTGTCAAGGGTTTGGCACTATTCACAAATGTGGCACTTTTGTCAAAACCCTCGAGCACTAAAATTCTCACTGCTTCCAAACCATTATGTAATGTGAAGTCCAACTGAAATTAAAAGAAGCCAAACATCAATATGTGATTGTATTTCTGAAATCTACTTAAATAAGTAAAGAAAAGCAAGTACCTCCTCCCGTTCTTGTCGATTAAATGCGCGAAGAACAAAACTAGCAGGATCCATTTTCCCTGGAGGCCTCCCAATGCctaaagaaaatattaaattttaaaactaaaataaCACACAGAAATGATGTACTTAAAAGATCTGAGGTAATACCTATTCGTAAACGAGGAAAATCACGGCTCCCTTTAAGGTGATTCATAATGCTCCTCATCCTTCAAAACATAAGGCAGGACATTAGTCATACCAGTACCATAAAGCAGAGAGCACAGAAAAATATATCTAAGCTAAGAATATTGGACAAGCAAATTCTTCAGATCACCAAGGCTTTCCTATTTCTTTTTTATTCGTTCAGAAATTACAGAAAGGAAATGGTGCTAAATCTAAATCTATCCAGACAAAGTGCTAACTGTATGGCCTTCATGGAGGGAGATTCTACATATATCAAGCTTCCATATTCCATGTATCATAAGATGCCCTACCATGACATTACTTTACAGATTTAAGACCCCTTACAGTTGGAGACCAGAAATGCCAATCACAAGGCTCTATTGTAGTGGTTAGAGCGCAATGCATGATGTGTGGTTAGGCGCACATCGCGGGTTTCGAACCGTGTGCCACTAGCTCTTGGGGATTTCTCATTTATCAAAACGAGAAACAAATCATATGTTTTATTCTTTCACTTAAAGCCAGGAGAAAAGCAGTCAACAAGCAGTTTTGACTCCAGCACATGAGGATCATTTGAATGTGAAGATTATGTTAAATTTTCCTTCCACAAAAATTCCGCCTATCAAGTAGAAGTGTAAAGCAATGAGAAATTGAGGAAAAAAGCCAAAACTAACGTAAACCAGCCTGACTTGTGAAACTTCGCAAATTGATCAATCCTTCATTACGTCTTCTCCACACTTTGATGATTAACCACAAGTATGAGGAGTTAACTATGAAATGCTTGGTATACATCAATAATCTTGCTTCCAAATTTTCAATCAATGACTATCTACATAATTCAAGCATCAACTATTCAGGCAAATAGCAGAAATTAAAATCTGGAATAGACTTCAGAATCATTATAAGCGCATGATGAAAGCTCCAGATAAAGGACACAATTCAACAATAAAGATTACCCGTTGTGTCCTCCATGACCACCTTTTGGCAATAACCGCAACTTTGCAAAAGGCAAATCTAAATCATCAAAGACCTGCATATATAAAGTTTCAGTTAGAAGTTGTTACAAAGATAAGTTCTATGCTCAACTGTCAATAGCTTACCACAAGAACTTGTTTCAGTGGAATCTTATAATATGAAACGATTGCTCCAACCTGTCAAACAGTGTAAAATATCAATCTTACGCTTACTTGGTGAATGGAAGCTACAAGAGACAGCTCATGCCAAGACGAGTGAACTTACAGACTCACCACTTGCATTCATGAATGTTTGAGGTTTAGCAAGCATAATTGGAACATCTCCAATGAAACCTAAAAGCAAAAGAAAccaaagaagatgaaagtgaTCCTAAAGAGCAACTTTGAACGACCGAGTTCATTATCAAACTTGTTCCTTCTTTCCACTTCTTAATTTGGAAAAGCTTTGATTAAATAATCTTCCCTATAGACACAGCATGTCAATGTAGTTCACCACAAAGATAGTCAAATATCAACATTAGTGGTACTTCAATAATGGCTAAATTAGAGCGAAAACCTCAATGCAACAAAGCAAAGCCCACTAGCTTCAATAATTAGCTAAGTTAATGTAGTATCCATAAGCGTATGACTAAATTCTTTTGCTAATTTTAACTGCATTTTGAAGAATGTAGATGAAGCACCTACATAATAGTCACGACTGTTCTAAAACAATATGTCAAAGCAAATCAACGACCCATGTAACAAAGCTAAtcagcaaaagatttttttttgataaCCAAGAAATCACTTAAAGCCAGTGGCACACGATTCGACGGATAATGGACCAACCCCTTCCTTCTCCAGTTATATACAAAGTCTTGGCAGGGTTTGAACACATGACGTGCACTCTTACCACTAAGACCAAAATCCAGGGTTCAAAAGTTAGGGAATATTATAACATAATTAGCAAACAGAAACAGATTGTATTAGAACCACAAAAAGGATAAAAGCTTACCTGCACTCGGTGTATACACCAAACCATACTAAGTTACGATGATTAAGTCAAAAATTAAATTGTGAATGTGTATTAATTAACTATAGTTTAGTGTCGTGAATACGTGTGTCATGTGGTTGGGCCAAAACGACTAGTCAATGCAATGATGCTGTGCAATACAATGATCACAATATAACAGTCGCAATGTAACTGCATATATCAGGAAAACTACGAAATCCAGTATAATCAAGCTTAAAGAAAGTACCTTTCCCAAATTGAGCTTTAAAGGAAACACTGCCCATAGATATCCCTTCAGCATCAGCTATAGTATCTATCATCTCAAAACCCACCTGCAAAATTCAATAGTCCAATCATTACATGATATATAAATCAGTACGAAAACATCAACTAGAAGCAAAGGAACATTACGGACGTTGTGACGGGTGCCAGCGTATCGTTTCCCAGGGTTACCGAGGCCAACAATAAGCCAAGGCTGTGGTTTCGGCTTCGGCTTCTCCTGCGGTGGTTCCGATAACGCCGGTGAGGGTGGTGGGGAGGTTGAGGTGGACATTGAACAGGATATTTGATGT
Coding sequences within:
- the LOC104217813 gene encoding peptidyl-tRNA hydrolase, mitochondrial, with product MKLACAISSSASSATVLCRRGGRLFSSFSIPKTLNSSSYWRSWMSNTAATNSLHQISCSMSTSTSPPPSPALSEPPQEKPKPKPQPWLIVGLGNPGKRYAGTRHNVGFEMIDTIADAEGISMGSVSFKAQFGKGFIGDVPIMLAKPQTFMNASGESVGAIVSYYKIPLKQVLVVFDDLDLPFAKLRLLPKGGHGGHNGMRSIMNHLKGSRDFPRLRIGIGRPPGKMDPASFVLRAFNRQEREELDFTLHNGLEAVRILVLEGFDKSATFVNSAKPLTV